From one Gossypium hirsutum isolate 1008001.06 chromosome D08, Gossypium_hirsutum_v2.1, whole genome shotgun sequence genomic stretch:
- the LOC107932894 gene encoding clathrin interactor EPSIN 1 isoform X2 — protein MDFMKAFDQTVREIKREVNLKVLKVPEIEQKVLDATDNEPWGPHGAALAEIAQATKKFSDCQMVMNVLWSRLGETGKDWRYVYKALSVIEYLISNGSERAVDDIIGRTFRIASLMSFEYVEPSGKDMGINVRKKAETIVGLLHNKERIQEARNKAAANRDKYIGLSSTGVTFKSSASSFSGGGYQGGGDRCGGSSGRRESDSYKPRDRYGEQKFDKDTYVKPRRGSTASESQANSTNESRRHGSKDPKNTYVKPRRGSTTSESQANSTKEPRRHGSKDPKNKLSAKLSEDDKYSQSTSAPTNNFEADDDDFDDFDPRGASRSNPATGDSNQVDLFGQSLMDDLFDGPASARMEHSVTSTDSTEVDLFADATFVSAPNKAVIEASPQAQVDLFASQPAIVPAVSPTVDLFAATDPVVQPDIMVPKPDPTNASIIDPFATVPLSNFHSSSDIFGSFTHHSNSPWKEPTQTPINDVNLNNNMNTKPSQDIKPPQKKDAIFQVKSGIWADSLSRGIIDLNISAQPCTVKKVSLADVGILGELSDIDKRDKGPPTSLHMGRAMGTGSGFGKTGFTSATAEDDIFSSFKK, from the exons ATGGATTTCATGAAGGCATTCGATCAAACTGTTCGCGAAAT AAAGAGAGAGGTGAATCTGAAAGTATTGAAGGTTCCAGAGATCGAACAGAAG GTATTGGATGCGACAGATAATGAACCATGGGGTCCTCATGGCGCTGCATTGGCGGAAATAGCGCAGGCCACAAAGAAATT CTCTGATTGTCAAATGGTTATGAATGTTCTTTGGTCAAGACTTGGTGAGACTGGAAAAGATTGGCGTTACGTCTACAAG GCATTGTCTGTTATTGAGTATTTGATTTCTAATGGATCTGAGCGTGCAGTCGATGACATAATAGGACGTACTTTCCGGATCGCT TCCCTCATGAGTTTTGAGTATGTTGAGCCAAGTGGGAAAGATATGGGAATCAATGTCCGGAAGAAAGCAGAAACTATAGTGGGTCTCTTGCATAATAAAGAAAGAATACAAGAAGCTAGAAATAAAGCTGCTGCCAACCGTGACAA GTACATTGGCTTGTCATCTACTGGTGTAACCTTTAAGTCTAGCGCATCCTCATTTAGTGGTGGAGGCTACCAAGGTGGGGGGGATAGGTGCGGAGGCTCAAGTGGTAGAAGAGAAAGTGACAGCTATAAGCCGAGGGATAGATATGGAGAACAAAAGTTTGATAAAGATACCTACGTGAAGCCACGCCGAGGGAGTACTGCAAGTGAGAGCCAAGCAAATTCCACAAACGAGTCTAGACGTCATGGCAG CAAGGATCCAAAAAATACCTACGTGAAGCCACGCCGAGGGAGTACTACAAGTGAGAGCCAAGCAAATTCCACAAAGGAGCCTAGACGTCATGGCAG CAAGGAtccaaaaaataaattatctgCGAAGTTGAGTGAAGATGATAAATATAGTCAAAGCACAAGTGCccctacaaataattttgaagcCGACGATGATGATTTTGATGATTTCGATCCCAGGGGAGCTTCTAGGTCTA ATCCAGCGACAGGAGATTCTAATCAAGTGGATCTATTTGGACAAAGTTTAATGGATGACCTCTTCGATGGACCAGCATCTGCTCGTATGGAACACTCTGTTACGAGTACTGATTCAACAGAAGTTGATCTATTTGCTGATGCAACTTTTGTCTCAGCACCAAACAAAGCAGTAATTGAAGCAAGTCCTCAAGCACAG GTTGATCTATTTGCTTCCCAGCCTGCCATCGTTCCTGCTGTCTCTCCAACTGTCGACCTCTTTGCCGCCACTGATCCAGTTGTCCAACCAGACATCATGGTACCAAAACCCGACCCAACAAATGCTAGCATTATCGATCCATTCGCTACTGTTCCACTCAGCAATTTTCATAGTTCATCTGACATTTTTGGTTCATTCACTCATCATTCCAATTCACCTTGGAAAGAACCAACACAAACTCCGATTAACGACGTAAACCTCAACAACAACATGAACACAAAACCCTCACAAGACATTAAACCACCTCAAAAGAAGGATGCTATTTTTCAGGTGAAGTCCGGAATTTGGGCCGATTCATTGAGCCGTGGAATAATCGATCTTAATATATCTGCTC AACCTTGCACAGTCAAGAAGGTTTCACTGGCAGACGTTGGCATACTTGGCGAATTAAGCGACATAGATAAACGAGACAAAGGACCTCCAACTTCATTACATATGGGGAGAGCAATGGGCACCGGCTCTGGGTTCGGCAAAACCGGCTTCACATCAGCAACTGCCGAAGACGATATATTCAGTAGCTTTAAGAAGTAA
- the LOC107932894 gene encoding clathrin interactor EPSIN 1 isoform X3, translating into MDFMKAFDQTVREIKREVNLKVLKVPEIEQKVLDATDNEPWGPHGAALAEIAQATKKFSDCQMVMNVLWSRLGETGKDWRYVYKALSVIEYLISNGSERAVDDIIGRTFRIASLMSFEYVEPSGKDMGINVRKKAETIVGLLHNKERIQEARNKAAANRDKYIGLSSTGVTFKSSASSFSGGGYQGGGDRCGGSSGRRESDSYKPRDRYGEQKFDKDTYVKPRRGSTASESQANSTNESRRHGSKDPKNKLSAKLSEDDKYSQSTSAPTNNFEADDDDFDDFDPRGASRSNPATGDSNQVDLFGQSLMDDLFDGPASARMEHSVTSTDSTEVDLFADATFVSAPNKAVIEASPQAQKQVDLFASQPAIVPAVSPTVDLFAATDPVVQPDIMVPKPDPTNASIIDPFATVPLSNFHSSSDIFGSFTHHSNSPWKEPTQTPINDVNLNNNMNTKPSQDIKPPQKKDAIFQVKSGIWADSLSRGIIDLNISAQPCTVKKVSLADVGILGELSDIDKRDKGPPTSLHMGRAMGTGSGFGKTGFTSATAEDDIFSSFKK; encoded by the exons ATGGATTTCATGAAGGCATTCGATCAAACTGTTCGCGAAAT AAAGAGAGAGGTGAATCTGAAAGTATTGAAGGTTCCAGAGATCGAACAGAAG GTATTGGATGCGACAGATAATGAACCATGGGGTCCTCATGGCGCTGCATTGGCGGAAATAGCGCAGGCCACAAAGAAATT CTCTGATTGTCAAATGGTTATGAATGTTCTTTGGTCAAGACTTGGTGAGACTGGAAAAGATTGGCGTTACGTCTACAAG GCATTGTCTGTTATTGAGTATTTGATTTCTAATGGATCTGAGCGTGCAGTCGATGACATAATAGGACGTACTTTCCGGATCGCT TCCCTCATGAGTTTTGAGTATGTTGAGCCAAGTGGGAAAGATATGGGAATCAATGTCCGGAAGAAAGCAGAAACTATAGTGGGTCTCTTGCATAATAAAGAAAGAATACAAGAAGCTAGAAATAAAGCTGCTGCCAACCGTGACAA GTACATTGGCTTGTCATCTACTGGTGTAACCTTTAAGTCTAGCGCATCCTCATTTAGTGGTGGAGGCTACCAAGGTGGGGGGGATAGGTGCGGAGGCTCAAGTGGTAGAAGAGAAAGTGACAGCTATAAGCCGAGGGATAGATATGGAGAACAAAAGTTTGATAAAGATACCTACGTGAAGCCACGCCGAGGGAGTACTGCAAGTGAGAGCCAAGCAAATTCCACAAACGAGTCTAGACGTCATGGCAG CAAGGAtccaaaaaataaattatctgCGAAGTTGAGTGAAGATGATAAATATAGTCAAAGCACAAGTGCccctacaaataattttgaagcCGACGATGATGATTTTGATGATTTCGATCCCAGGGGAGCTTCTAGGTCTA ATCCAGCGACAGGAGATTCTAATCAAGTGGATCTATTTGGACAAAGTTTAATGGATGACCTCTTCGATGGACCAGCATCTGCTCGTATGGAACACTCTGTTACGAGTACTGATTCAACAGAAGTTGATCTATTTGCTGATGCAACTTTTGTCTCAGCACCAAACAAAGCAGTAATTGAAGCAAGTCCTCAAGCACAG AAACAGGTTGATCTATTTGCTTCCCAGCCTGCCATCGTTCCTGCTGTCTCTCCAACTGTCGACCTCTTTGCCGCCACTGATCCAGTTGTCCAACCAGACATCATGGTACCAAAACCCGACCCAACAAATGCTAGCATTATCGATCCATTCGCTACTGTTCCACTCAGCAATTTTCATAGTTCATCTGACATTTTTGGTTCATTCACTCATCATTCCAATTCACCTTGGAAAGAACCAACACAAACTCCGATTAACGACGTAAACCTCAACAACAACATGAACACAAAACCCTCACAAGACATTAAACCACCTCAAAAGAAGGATGCTATTTTTCAGGTGAAGTCCGGAATTTGGGCCGATTCATTGAGCCGTGGAATAATCGATCTTAATATATCTGCTC AACCTTGCACAGTCAAGAAGGTTTCACTGGCAGACGTTGGCATACTTGGCGAATTAAGCGACATAGATAAACGAGACAAAGGACCTCCAACTTCATTACATATGGGGAGAGCAATGGGCACCGGCTCTGGGTTCGGCAAAACCGGCTTCACATCAGCAACTGCCGAAGACGATATATTCAGTAGCTTTAAGAAGTAA
- the LOC107932894 gene encoding clathrin interactor EPSIN 1 isoform X1 yields MDFMKAFDQTVREIKREVNLKVLKVPEIEQKVLDATDNEPWGPHGAALAEIAQATKKFSDCQMVMNVLWSRLGETGKDWRYVYKALSVIEYLISNGSERAVDDIIGRTFRIASLMSFEYVEPSGKDMGINVRKKAETIVGLLHNKERIQEARNKAAANRDKYIGLSSTGVTFKSSASSFSGGGYQGGGDRCGGSSGRRESDSYKPRDRYGEQKFDKDTYVKPRRGSTASESQANSTNESRRHGSKDPKNTYVKPRRGSTTSESQANSTKEPRRHGSKDPKNKLSAKLSEDDKYSQSTSAPTNNFEADDDDFDDFDPRGASRSNPATGDSNQVDLFGQSLMDDLFDGPASARMEHSVTSTDSTEVDLFADATFVSAPNKAVIEASPQAQKQVDLFASQPAIVPAVSPTVDLFAATDPVVQPDIMVPKPDPTNASIIDPFATVPLSNFHSSSDIFGSFTHHSNSPWKEPTQTPINDVNLNNNMNTKPSQDIKPPQKKDAIFQVKSGIWADSLSRGIIDLNISAQPCTVKKVSLADVGILGELSDIDKRDKGPPTSLHMGRAMGTGSGFGKTGFTSATAEDDIFSSFKK; encoded by the exons ATGGATTTCATGAAGGCATTCGATCAAACTGTTCGCGAAAT AAAGAGAGAGGTGAATCTGAAAGTATTGAAGGTTCCAGAGATCGAACAGAAG GTATTGGATGCGACAGATAATGAACCATGGGGTCCTCATGGCGCTGCATTGGCGGAAATAGCGCAGGCCACAAAGAAATT CTCTGATTGTCAAATGGTTATGAATGTTCTTTGGTCAAGACTTGGTGAGACTGGAAAAGATTGGCGTTACGTCTACAAG GCATTGTCTGTTATTGAGTATTTGATTTCTAATGGATCTGAGCGTGCAGTCGATGACATAATAGGACGTACTTTCCGGATCGCT TCCCTCATGAGTTTTGAGTATGTTGAGCCAAGTGGGAAAGATATGGGAATCAATGTCCGGAAGAAAGCAGAAACTATAGTGGGTCTCTTGCATAATAAAGAAAGAATACAAGAAGCTAGAAATAAAGCTGCTGCCAACCGTGACAA GTACATTGGCTTGTCATCTACTGGTGTAACCTTTAAGTCTAGCGCATCCTCATTTAGTGGTGGAGGCTACCAAGGTGGGGGGGATAGGTGCGGAGGCTCAAGTGGTAGAAGAGAAAGTGACAGCTATAAGCCGAGGGATAGATATGGAGAACAAAAGTTTGATAAAGATACCTACGTGAAGCCACGCCGAGGGAGTACTGCAAGTGAGAGCCAAGCAAATTCCACAAACGAGTCTAGACGTCATGGCAG CAAGGATCCAAAAAATACCTACGTGAAGCCACGCCGAGGGAGTACTACAAGTGAGAGCCAAGCAAATTCCACAAAGGAGCCTAGACGTCATGGCAG CAAGGAtccaaaaaataaattatctgCGAAGTTGAGTGAAGATGATAAATATAGTCAAAGCACAAGTGCccctacaaataattttgaagcCGACGATGATGATTTTGATGATTTCGATCCCAGGGGAGCTTCTAGGTCTA ATCCAGCGACAGGAGATTCTAATCAAGTGGATCTATTTGGACAAAGTTTAATGGATGACCTCTTCGATGGACCAGCATCTGCTCGTATGGAACACTCTGTTACGAGTACTGATTCAACAGAAGTTGATCTATTTGCTGATGCAACTTTTGTCTCAGCACCAAACAAAGCAGTAATTGAAGCAAGTCCTCAAGCACAG AAACAGGTTGATCTATTTGCTTCCCAGCCTGCCATCGTTCCTGCTGTCTCTCCAACTGTCGACCTCTTTGCCGCCACTGATCCAGTTGTCCAACCAGACATCATGGTACCAAAACCCGACCCAACAAATGCTAGCATTATCGATCCATTCGCTACTGTTCCACTCAGCAATTTTCATAGTTCATCTGACATTTTTGGTTCATTCACTCATCATTCCAATTCACCTTGGAAAGAACCAACACAAACTCCGATTAACGACGTAAACCTCAACAACAACATGAACACAAAACCCTCACAAGACATTAAACCACCTCAAAAGAAGGATGCTATTTTTCAGGTGAAGTCCGGAATTTGGGCCGATTCATTGAGCCGTGGAATAATCGATCTTAATATATCTGCTC AACCTTGCACAGTCAAGAAGGTTTCACTGGCAGACGTTGGCATACTTGGCGAATTAAGCGACATAGATAAACGAGACAAAGGACCTCCAACTTCATTACATATGGGGAGAGCAATGGGCACCGGCTCTGGGTTCGGCAAAACCGGCTTCACATCAGCAACTGCCGAAGACGATATATTCAGTAGCTTTAAGAAGTAA
- the LOC107932894 gene encoding clathrin interactor EPSIN 1 isoform X4, whose amino-acid sequence MSFEYVEPSGKDMGINVRKKAETIVGLLHNKERIQEARNKAAANRDKYIGLSSTGVTFKSSASSFSGGGYQGGGDRCGGSSGRRESDSYKPRDRYGEQKFDKDTYVKPRRGSTASESQANSTNESRRHGSKDPKNTYVKPRRGSTTSESQANSTKEPRRHGSKDPKNKLSAKLSEDDKYSQSTSAPTNNFEADDDDFDDFDPRGASRSNPATGDSNQVDLFGQSLMDDLFDGPASARMEHSVTSTDSTEVDLFADATFVSAPNKAVIEASPQAQKQVDLFASQPAIVPAVSPTVDLFAATDPVVQPDIMVPKPDPTNASIIDPFATVPLSNFHSSSDIFGSFTHHSNSPWKEPTQTPINDVNLNNNMNTKPSQDIKPPQKKDAIFQVKSGIWADSLSRGIIDLNISAQPCTVKKVSLADVGILGELSDIDKRDKGPPTSLHMGRAMGTGSGFGKTGFTSATAEDDIFSSFKK is encoded by the exons ATGAGTTTTGAGTATGTTGAGCCAAGTGGGAAAGATATGGGAATCAATGTCCGGAAGAAAGCAGAAACTATAGTGGGTCTCTTGCATAATAAAGAAAGAATACAAGAAGCTAGAAATAAAGCTGCTGCCAACCGTGACAA GTACATTGGCTTGTCATCTACTGGTGTAACCTTTAAGTCTAGCGCATCCTCATTTAGTGGTGGAGGCTACCAAGGTGGGGGGGATAGGTGCGGAGGCTCAAGTGGTAGAAGAGAAAGTGACAGCTATAAGCCGAGGGATAGATATGGAGAACAAAAGTTTGATAAAGATACCTACGTGAAGCCACGCCGAGGGAGTACTGCAAGTGAGAGCCAAGCAAATTCCACAAACGAGTCTAGACGTCATGGCAG CAAGGATCCAAAAAATACCTACGTGAAGCCACGCCGAGGGAGTACTACAAGTGAGAGCCAAGCAAATTCCACAAAGGAGCCTAGACGTCATGGCAG CAAGGAtccaaaaaataaattatctgCGAAGTTGAGTGAAGATGATAAATATAGTCAAAGCACAAGTGCccctacaaataattttgaagcCGACGATGATGATTTTGATGATTTCGATCCCAGGGGAGCTTCTAGGTCTA ATCCAGCGACAGGAGATTCTAATCAAGTGGATCTATTTGGACAAAGTTTAATGGATGACCTCTTCGATGGACCAGCATCTGCTCGTATGGAACACTCTGTTACGAGTACTGATTCAACAGAAGTTGATCTATTTGCTGATGCAACTTTTGTCTCAGCACCAAACAAAGCAGTAATTGAAGCAAGTCCTCAAGCACAG AAACAGGTTGATCTATTTGCTTCCCAGCCTGCCATCGTTCCTGCTGTCTCTCCAACTGTCGACCTCTTTGCCGCCACTGATCCAGTTGTCCAACCAGACATCATGGTACCAAAACCCGACCCAACAAATGCTAGCATTATCGATCCATTCGCTACTGTTCCACTCAGCAATTTTCATAGTTCATCTGACATTTTTGGTTCATTCACTCATCATTCCAATTCACCTTGGAAAGAACCAACACAAACTCCGATTAACGACGTAAACCTCAACAACAACATGAACACAAAACCCTCACAAGACATTAAACCACCTCAAAAGAAGGATGCTATTTTTCAGGTGAAGTCCGGAATTTGGGCCGATTCATTGAGCCGTGGAATAATCGATCTTAATATATCTGCTC AACCTTGCACAGTCAAGAAGGTTTCACTGGCAGACGTTGGCATACTTGGCGAATTAAGCGACATAGATAAACGAGACAAAGGACCTCCAACTTCATTACATATGGGGAGAGCAATGGGCACCGGCTCTGGGTTCGGCAAAACCGGCTTCACATCAGCAACTGCCGAAGACGATATATTCAGTAGCTTTAAGAAGTAA